The following DNA comes from Pseudomonadota bacterium.
GTGGTTTTCCCCTTCCCCACGCCGGTGACAAAGATCACGAGGCCGCGCTCTTCCTGCGCATCAGCGATCTGCTTATCGATCACCGTCTTCTTTCGCTGCATGGTTCGGTTGTGTCGTTCTTTTTTGCTCTGTTCCATCACGGATTCTCCGTTGCGGTGCACACGCTCAGCCACACACCTGTCGGCTGGGTTCACGATCCAGAGGATCGGGCGGCAAGTTGAGATAGGTTTGACGCAGGTGATCCCAAAGCTCCAGATGGCTGAAGTTGGGGGTTTTCAGCACCTTCTGGTCGAAGCTGAGATACGGGTTTGGCAAAAATACCGTCATCTGTTGCTCGCCCGCCCCGTTAAACAGCCGCAGCCCCCAGGACCCAGGGCGCTGATCGGCGCGAAGCCCTCGATAGAGCTGCGCTGTTGCCGTACGTCGCCTCGCAGCGAGAGTGTCGGAGGTCGGGTTGCCACGGGCACCTTCGTTTTGGCCAATACAAATATGGAAATGCCATGCGCCGAAGTCGACTGTCAGGTAACCATCAAACAGGCTGATTTTCTGGGGCGCGTTGGGCGCTCTTACCTCCCAGACCCCACCCTGAACGCAGGTGCCAAAATGGATGCGATCCCAGTAGTTGGCGTAAACGTCCGTGAGCAGGCGCTCCAGCGTTTCGGTATCGGTGGGCAGGTCGAAAAGCTCTAGCGTTCCGTCACCTTCCTCTTCGACGATTCTTCCTCGGTGCATAGGGTCCTCTACTGGATGTGCTGGCGGCCGGTGTCGGAGATACCTACCCCGCCCTCTTTGTTCTGATTTGCGGCGCCCGAGGTCAGCGTGGCCGGTTCCAGGCCGGTCAGCGTGACCCCTCGCCGATCGCCATCGAGCGAAGGGGTCACCTGAGCGTGAAGCTTGAAGTAACGCAGTAGGTTGGCCGGCGTGAGCACCGCCTCGGGTGGTGCGTCAGCCTGCAGGGCGCCGTCACCGAGCAGCAGTAGCCGGTCGCAGTAGCGCGACGCGAGCGCCAGGTCATGAATCGCTGCAATGACCAAATGTCCCTCTTCGGCCATTTTCTGGGCAAACTGCAGCACCTCGAGCTGGTGGCACAGATCAAGATTGGCCGTCGGCTCATCCAACAGCACGACGGGCGTCTCCTGGGCAATGGTGCGCGCCAGCAGCACCCGCTGGCGCTCGCCACCGGACAACTGCGTCACTGGCCGTGCCGCCAACGACAGCACGTCGGCGCGCTGCATGGCCTGGCGAATGAGCTCGACGTCTCGAACGCCGGGCGGCTGGAACCGTCCCAGCCAGGGGTTGCGGCCCATGGCCACAACCTCCTCAACGCTAAAAGCGTAGTTGATCTCGGCGTCCTGCGGCACCAGGCTCACCTGGCGCGCCAGCTTCCGCCGGCTGATGGCGGTGAGCGGACGACCAAACAGCGAGATGGTGCCCGCGGTCGGTTTCGCAATTCCGAGCAGCAGCTTCAGCAGCGTCGATTTGCCCGCGCCGTTCGGCCCGATTAAGCCGACGAGCTGGCCCGTGGATAGCGCCAGATCGATCTGCCCGAGCACCGAATGCTCACCGTACGAAAACGCCAAGCTGCGGAGCTGGAGACTGGCTTCACTCATGACGCCACCTCCGGAGTTGGGGATTGTTCGGACGAGCGGTTTGCTGCGCCGTGGACTGAATCGGCAGGCTGATCCCGATGGTGCCGGTCTGCTGCCGTTCGACCTCCGTCGAAGGCGGCTTGCCAGCGGTCCAGGAGCGGGGCCCGGGTATTGGAAAAATGGCCGCATTGACGCAGCGCTACGCGGGTTGCGGTTCGAGCCATTCGGGTGGAACCCGGGTCGAAGTCGGCCGGATCGACCGCTGCGGCCAGCGTCGACCAAGTGGCTCGTTTCTGTTCAAGAAAACCGGTTGGGCCCGCCAGGGCCAGCCATTGCTGAAAGTCGTCAAATACCGTCAACTCAAAGGGCTTCGGCTTGCCCAGCGGGCTGCGGCAGGGATGAGCGGGGTGGAGCGATAGAACGGGAAGCCAACCGGTTGGCACGGGAATATTGGCCGAGTGTGCCCGCCCCTTCGCGAGAAGCTTCGGCAGCACGTGGGTATGAGGGCCGTCCGGCGACCGCTCGATGCCAATCGGCTGAAAGACCTCCAGCCGCCCGATCACGGAGGTAAAGACCCGATGAGGCCCGGCTTTGATAATTGTTGGGAGCACCGGATTACCCGGCTCCAGCAGCTGACTCCCGGCGGCCGCGCGGAGTTTTTTCAGTAAATGGTGGTCAGCGGTGCGCACGCCGACGTTCACAAAACCCTGGTTAAGCCCAAGATCGAACAATATGTCTTCACGATCTCCAGTGCGCAACGCCTCGCGATCGGGACCGAGCTCGGTGATGCCTGCTGCCTGCGGAAGCCGCGCTGCCGCGCGCGGCAGGCAAAAGACCACACCGTGCTGCCAGTGGTCGCGAGCCTTGCTTAAGCTTTCCCACGCAACGGGGCGAAGGTCGTTGCGCCAGCCAAAAGCCAGTCCGCCTCGGGCGGTAACCCGACCCAGCCGGCCATCCTCAGGCTCCCAGCTCGTCTCTCCAGCGTCACGGGTGAATTCCCCAATCGCCCCAAAGCTGCCGACGCTAAAGCCATGAGTGGGTGAGTCAACAGACTCTCGAAGTCGTTCGTAGGCTGTCATAGCTGCATCAGCCGTCTTTGCCTGAGGAGCAGAAACAAGAAAAAAGGTGCACCCATGGCTGCCGTAACCACGCCGAGCGGGATCACGGCACGACTCGCGTCGCCGCGGATCAGCAGGTCGGCGCTAACCAGTACCAGGGCGCCAAGCAGACAGGTCACGGGCAGTAGCCGGCGATGTTGCGGGCCGACCAGCAGTCTCGTGATGTGCGGGACCACAAGGCCCACAAAACCAATGCCACCGGCGACGGAAACCGCCACCCCCGTCAGTGCCGCCGTAACCAGCAGGAGATTGCGCCGGACCCGAACCACATCCACGCCAACTGAATTGGCGTGGATTTCTCCCACCAGCAGGATATCCAGATCGCGCTGGTAAAACACAATTGCCGCAACGCTTGCCAGGAAAACGGGGAGCAGTAGCAGTACGTGATGCCACCCGCGTCCATCCAGCCCGCCCATGGTCCAGTACACAATCGATTTACCCACTTCCCAGTGCTGCAGCGCGAGCGCCAACACCAGCGAAATCATGGCAACGTTAAACGCACCGACCGCGATGCCTGCCAGCAGGAGTGTCCCCATTGGAACGTGGCCACGCGCTGTCGCGATCCGGTAGACCACGGCAATGGTGAGCCCCGCTCCGAGAAACGAGAAAAGCGGTAAGGCCCAGACGTTGATCGCCGCCAGGCCAAAGAAAATGGCGATGACGGCGCCCAGTGATGCACCGGACGACACGCCCAGGATGGAAGGCGACGCCAGTGGATTCCGGAACAGGCTTTGCAGCACCGCGCCGCTGACCGCCAGCGAGGCTCCGACCAGCAACGCGGTAGCGACCCTGGGCGATCTCAGTTCCCAGAGAACCTTTACCTGCCAGGCCTCCACCTCTGTCAGCCAACCATCAAGGCGTCCGCCGGTGAGCGCACTCGCTAGCAGCTGGATGGTGGTGCGCAGGTTGACCTCGGTCGGCCCGATGACCACCGCTGCCAGCGTGACGCAAAGCAGCAGCAATCCCAACAGCACCCACAGCGTCCGGCCGGCAAATACACCGGACGCTTTTCTCCTCGTTGCGAGAGCAAGACTCACCGTTTCACCACCGAAGCCGGAAACGCGCCCGGGTGCAACAGCCGAGCGACTTCCTCAACGCCCCGCACACGGTGCGGTGAGATCGAGGTGAGCCAAGCACCCTCGATGCTGTAGACGCGACCGCTGCGGACTGCCGGCACGCCTTCCCAGGCCGGGTTCTTGAGAAGAATGTCGCTCGCAGATGCTCCGTCGGCCCCGGACCAGCCGTTGAGAAGCACAATCTCCGGCTGCAGGGACACCGCCAGCTCAGGAGAGATTCTAGGCAGCGACCCTAGCCCGGTTTCGGCAATAACGTTTTTGCCGCCAGCCAGCGTAATGGTCTCGTGCATCAGGCTGCCGGGTCCCGCCGTTGACCCGCTCATGCCGTAGAAAAGCACGCGCGGCCGCTCTCGACCCGCCACCCGGTTACGCACCGCATCGATCCGCTCATCCATCTCAGCAAGCCACGCTTCTCCCCGACCCTCTTCCCCGACCGCCAGGGCGAGCGTGCGAACATTGCTGCGGATATCGTCGTGGGAGTCGAAGCGGGTAAAACGCAGCAGCGCGATGCCTGCATCGAGCAGCATCGAAGCGGTGACCGCATTGGTGTACGCCGCCAGCAGCACCAAGTCGGGCTGCGCGGCGATGACTTCCTCAACGTCGCCGTAGTTGCGTCTAATGCTGGGTGGGTAGATCCCGGAAACGTTGCTGATACCTGGATCGTCCGCCAGGTACGTCACGCTGCTCACGCGTTCCGGGTCGACGAGCCGAGCAAGCATTTCGTCACCGCCAAGAATGACCGACACGATGGCCGATGGCTGTTCTTCCAGGACGACGGTTTTGCCGGCGGGATCGACAAAGGCCCGCCGAAATGTACCGCTTTTGCCAAGGTCCAGAACCTGGCTGTCGCCGAGGCTGGCCCCGGGGAGAAGTACGGCCCGGTCGGCCAGCTGAAAAACCGCATAAACGGTCGCTAACAGCGCCAACGCCGCCGTGATGACCGCCCACGTACCCGGTGTCATAGATTTGTTGGCTGTTAAATTTCTTTGCCTAGTCGTAGGCATGACGTTCGCATACCGATAGGGCTGACGGGACCCACAGACGAAAACCGTTGGTCGGGCTCGCAGAGTCCCGATACGCACCGATATGCAGCAGCTGGAGCACAACGTTTCGCACAGTGAGCGCCTGAATGCGGCCGAACCAAGTACGCCACTGCAACTGGTACTGGTCCGTCAAGAAGCCTCGCTTCACGGCGCAGCAGCGATTGACGACAGCAGGTCTCCTGGCTTACGCCTCGAACGCTTACCCCCTCCTTCCCGCATCACAAGGTGCGTCACCGATTGGTTCAGCTCTGGACACAGTGGCATGTGGGAGGCTCGCTTGGCGTTTACAGTTGCGAGGACAGCCGTGGATTTGCACCACGTTCCCTTTTTCAC
Coding sequences within:
- a CDS encoding ABC transporter ATP-binding protein, whose translation is MSEASLQLRSLAFSYGEHSVLGQIDLALSTGQLVGLIGPNGAGKSTLLKLLLGIAKPTAGTISLFGRPLTAISRRKLARQVSLVPQDAEINYAFSVEEVVAMGRNPWLGRFQPPGVRDVELIRQAMQRADVLSLAARPVTQLSGGERQRVLLARTIAQETPVVLLDEPTANLDLCHQLEVLQFAQKMAEEGHLVIAAIHDLALASRYCDRLLLLGDGALQADAPPEAVLTPANLLRYFKLHAQVTPSLDGDRRGVTLTGLEPATLTSGAANQNKEGGVGISDTGRQHIQ
- a CDS encoding iron ABC transporter permease, whose product is MSLALATRRKASGVFAGRTLWVLLGLLLLCVTLAAVVIGPTEVNLRTTIQLLASALTGGRLDGWLTEVEAWQVKVLWELRSPRVATALLVGASLAVSGAVLQSLFRNPLASPSILGVSSGASLGAVIAIFFGLAAINVWALPLFSFLGAGLTIAVVYRIATARGHVPMGTLLLAGIAVGAFNVAMISLVLALALQHWEVGKSIVYWTMGGLDGRGWHHVLLLLPVFLASVAAIVFYQRDLDILLVGEIHANSVGVDVVRVRRNLLLVTAALTGVAVSVAGGIGFVGLVVPHITRLLVGPQHRRLLPVTCLLGALVLVSADLLIRGDASRAVIPLGVVTAAMGAPFFLFLLLRQRRLMQL
- a CDS encoding ABC transporter substrate-binding protein is translated as MTPGTWAVITAALALLATVYAVFQLADRAVLLPGASLGDSQVLDLGKSGTFRRAFVDPAGKTVVLEEQPSAIVSVILGGDEMLARLVDPERVSSVTYLADDPGISNVSGIYPPSIRRNYGDVEEVIAAQPDLVLLAAYTNAVTASMLLDAGIALLRFTRFDSHDDIRSNVRTLALAVGEEGRGEAWLAEMDERIDAVRNRVAGRERPRVLFYGMSGSTAGPGSLMHETITLAGGKNVIAETGLGSLPRISPELAVSLQPEIVLLNGWSGADGASASDILLKNPAWEGVPAVRSGRVYSIEGAWLTSISPHRVRGVEEVARLLHPGAFPASVVKR